DNA from Halobaculum sp. XH14:
GGCATCGCGGTCGCGACCGACGCGGGGCTGATGGTGCCGGTCGTGAAGAACGTGGACCGGAAGTCCATCCTGGAACTCGCCGAGGAGGTGAACGACCTGGCCAGCCGGGCGCGCGACCGGAAGCTCTCCCGCTCGGAGATGCAGGGCGGGACGTTCACCATCACGAACTTCGGGGCGGTCGGCGGCGAGTACGCGACGCCGATCATCAACTACCCCGAGACGGCGATCATGGGGCTGGGTGCGATCGAGCAGCGCCCGACCGTCGAGGACGGCGAGGTGACGGCCGCACACACCCTGCCGCTCTCGCTCTCGATCGACCACCGCGTCATCGACGGCGCGGTCGCCGGGCAGTTCACCAATCTGGTGATGGAGTACCTCGCGGACCCGAAGCTGCTGTTGCTGGAGTAGCGGTTTTTCGTCTGTTCCGGCGCGTCTCCCTTCCGTTTGTTTTCTCCCGGCGTTGCTGACACCGTAGTGACGACCGCGAACGCCCCCGCGGCCCCGTTCAGTCCCACCGGCCGGTGAGCTGATACGGCGTCGCCACTCGGGGTACCGCTCCTCCCGCCGTGGGTACCCGGCGGTCGCGATTCCCCGGGAGGCGTGGTGGTTGCGGTCCGGTGGACGGTCCGGCCGCCGTGGCTCCGTCGAACGTTCGGCCGTCGCGGGTGGACTCAGGGACCGGACGTCGCCCCCGAGTGGTGCTCGCAGGTGCCGTCGAGACAGCGGACGCCGGTCGACGTCTCGAACAGCGGCAGGCCGCAGACGCAGGTGCCGACGGTCTCGCCCGCGGGGATCGAAAACGAGGTCTCGCAGTCGGGGTGTGCGTCACAGCCGAGGAACGTCCGGCCGCGGTGTTCGACGACGCGGAGCGACTCGCCACAGTCCGGGCAGTCGTACGCCCCGTCGAGCGCCTCGCGGACGTGGTCGGCCAGCGAGTCGCACGCGTAGTCGATGCACAGTTCGAACTGCTCGCCCCGGGCGACGCGCATCGTCGGCAGGCCGCAGTCCTCGCACGTCCCGTCCGTGACCGTCGCGCCCGACGGGAGGCCGTACCGTTCCTCGCAGCCGAGACAGACCACGTCGCCGCCGGTTCGGACCATCGGGTTCCCGCAGTCGGGACACTCGCCGACCGGGCTGCCGCCCGCGCTGGCCGGGAACGTCGCGCGCTCGCCGGGGCCGTGCGAGCGGACACGGAGGGTCTGGTCGCCGTCACGGGCGGTGATTGCGAACCCCTCGTCGTCGGACTCGACGGTCAGCGAGTCGGCGCGCGTGAGCCACGCGAGCGGCTGGTAGCCGGAGGCGTCGTGGACGAGGAGCGTCCGGTCGGGTTTCGCGAGGACGACCACCCGACCGCGCTGGAGGCGCTGGCCGCGGGGGGCGTCGAACTTGGTGCTGCAGTCGCCGGCGAAGACGCGGAGGGTCTCGGGCATGGGGGGTCTGGCCCCGTTCCCCTATTTGGACCCTCGGGCCGCAAGGTCGATACCGCGGGGCGCGAACGGACGGGTGTGAGCGATAGCGACTCCCGCCCCGACTCGACGGACGGCGAGGGGGCCGACACGACGGACTCGGCGGACACGACTGAATCGGCCGACACCGCAGGGTCCTCGGGGGGAACCGACGCGCCCGGCCCGGTCGATCCGCCCGTCGTCGTCTGCTTCGACATGGACGGCGTCCTCGTCGACTCCGAGGACTACTGGCACCCCGCCGAGCGCGACCACATCCTCCCGGCCGTCCTCGACGGCAAGCATCCGGACCGAAACGGCGAGGAGGTGCCGTCTCGGCGCGTCGACCTCGACGAGATCACGGGCATGAACTACCGCGAGATCTACGCCTACCTCGTCGACCAGTACGAACCGACCGTCAGCGAAGCGGAGTTCGTCGAGATATACGACGACACGGCGACCGACATATACGGCGAGCAGGTCCGCCTGCTCCCCGGCGCCGACGAGTTCGTCGCCGACCTGCGGGACGAGGGGATCCCGGTCGCGCTCGTCTCCTCCTCGCCGCCGGGGTGGATCGACATCGTCCTGGAGCGCTTCGACCTCGCGTTCGACCTCGTCGCGTCCGCCGACGAGTTCGACGGGCCCGGGAAGCCGGACCCGGACCTCTACGAGGACGCGATCGCGGAACTCGGAAGCGTGCCCGAGCGAGCCGTCGTGATCGAGGACTCCAGAAACGGCGTGCTCGCGGGACACCGGGCCGGCGCGCGGGTGGTCGCGTTCCGTGACGGGCACAACGCCGACACGGACCTCTCCGAGGCGGACGCGGTCGCGGAATCGGCCGAGGAGCTGTTCGCGGCGGTCCGTCAGTCGATGGAGACCGTGCGTGCGTCGGTCTCGGGCAGCAGCGGGAGGTCCGGATAGACGACCTCGATCCGGTACTCGATCTCGTCCTCGCCGGGCGGGCCGAACACGCCGACCGGCACCGTCGTCTCGTCGCTCAGGTAGAGCGCCTTCTCGTGCATCTCCACGCCGTTCGCCGTCACGCGGATTCCCGCGCGGGCGCCGCCGCCGACGGTCCGCACCGTCACCTCGCGCATGTCGTTCTCGCCGACGCCGACCGAGTCGGGGAACTCGCCCCACTCCACGACCGTCCGGGGGAGCGCCTTCGCCTGGCGGAGGACGCGCTCGGCGACGCCCTCCGCGAGGCCGGCGGCCGTCAGCTCCGACACGCCGGCGTCGACGACGTTCGCGGGGGAGGTGATCCCGCCCGACGCGAGGTTCTCGGCCCTGCTGGCGCCGACCCCGTCGATGGCGGTCAGTCCCACCGCGTCGGCCGGCACGCCGTGCTCGACGCGGGCCTCGACGCGGGCGACGAGGTTCGCGGCGCGCGGGCCGGCGAACTCGCCGAGGAACTCCCCGAGCGCGGCGAGCAGTCGGAGCGCGTTCTGCCGGATGACCCAGGCGTCCGAGCGCAGGTCCGAGGGGGTGGTGCCCTCGACGGCGGCGCGCAGGATGGCGAGCACCTTGCGGTTTCCGCCCTCCAGGTCGGTGTCGACGTTCGAGAGCACGCGGTCGACGGCGTCCGTCTCCGAGGAGCGGGCCGAGACGGAATCGAACTCCCCGGCGCCCGCCACGGCGCGGAGGACGGCCGACTCGTCGATCGCTTCCCGGTCCGCGAGCGATCGGAAGCGCTCGGCCGTGTCGAGCCGGAGGTAGTACTTCGAGGTGAGCCGGCCGAGCGCGGTGCCGGCGACCGCGAGCGACTCGTCGGTGTCGACGAACCCGCGCGTCACGAGCGAGTCGAGCGTGTCGCGCACGCGGTCGCGGATGCCCTCGAAGTCGTATTCGTCGGGCTTCGAACTGGCGCGGACGTAGTAGAACGTCGTCTCCAGCCAGTCCATCACGTCCTCCAGGCCGGTGATGGTGCCGAGCGCGATCTCGGCGTTCAGGTGCGACTCGACCTCCGCGGCGAGCCGCGACTCGATGTCCTTGCCCTCGCGCAGGAGGCGGCGATATCGGTCGGCGTCCGCGCGGTCACAGACGACCCAGCCGTGGCCCACGTCGTCGTAGCCGGGTCGGCCCGCGCGACCGAGCATCTGGAGCACGTCGAGCTCCGAGATGTCGACCTCTCCCTCCAGCGGGTCGTGGAACTTCGTGTCCCGGATGACGACACAGCGGGCCGGGAGGTTCACGCCCCAGGCGAGCGTCGAGGTGGAAAAGAGCAACTGGATCTTCCCCTGCTTGAACCACTCTTCCACCCTGTCCCGGTCGTGCTTCGAGAGCCCGGCGTGGTGGAACGCGACGCCGTCGGGGACCGACTGGCGGAGCGTGTCGTTGTTGAGGTCCTTCGCCTCGGTGTGGAACTCGTAGTCGCCCCGCGCGCCCATCGGCACGTCGCGTTCGGCCACCTCGTCGCGGGCCTTCTTCGCGGCCATCACGGTGTCCTGCCGGGAGGAGACGAACACGAGCGCCTGGCCGTCCTCGCGGATGTGCGGCTCGGCCAGGTCGAGCGCGCGGTAGAGCCGCCGGTACTTGTCGGCGAAGCTGTTGTCGCCGTGGGTGTACGTCTTGACGCCCGTTTCCAGGTCGACCGGGCGGTACTCTTCGCCGAACTGGAACGTCGTCTCGGGCGGCGCGTCGAGCCACTCGGCCACGTCCCCGACGTTCCGCATCGTCGCCGAGAGCGCGACGATCCGCGGGTCACACAGCCGGCGGAGCCGGGAGATGGTGACCTCCAGCACCGCGCCGCGCTTCTCGGAGTCGAGCAGGTGGACCTCGTCGATGACACAGCAGTCCACGTCGGCCACGAAGCCGTAGCGGGCCGACTCGTGCTTTCTGGTCGCGGAGTCGGCCTTCTCCGGCGTCATGACGAGGATGTCCGCGCGCTCGGCCCGGCGTGGGTTGAGGTCGCGCTCGCCGGTGACGACGTAGACGGAGTAGCCGAGGTCCTCGAACCGGTCCCACTCGGCCTCCTTCTCGTTGGTCAGCGCACGGAGCGGGGCGATGAAGAGCGCGGTGCCGCCCTCGCGCAGCGTCTCGCAGATGGCCAGTTCCGCGAGCGCGGTCTTGCCCGAGGCGGTGGGCGCGGCGGCGACGACGTTGTCGTCGCGGTCGAGCATCGCGGGCAGCGCCTCGCGTTGCATCCGGTTGAACTCCTCGAAGCCGAAGGCGTCGGCGAACTCGGGGATGGCGTCTGCGACCTTCATTTGCTGAGTGGAATTGTCGGTAGATGGGTCGCTCCGAACGGACCGACCCGGGGGCTGTGTGGTATCGGGTCGCTTTCGCGGATAGGTGTTTCCTTCCGCGTCGCGCGTGCTCGGACCGGTCCGCGAACCCGTGCTCGTGGGCACGGTTTCCGGTCGGCGCCGGCTCCACGGAACGGGAGGAACCGGACGAACGCGACCCGTCGAATACAAGCCCTCGGAACCGAAACCACGGCTCCAGTGCCACACGCGCGAAACGGCGACACGGAACTCTACTACGAGACCGACGGCGACGGGTACGCCGAACCCCCGGACGACGACCGGTCCGGCACGACCGCGGTCACGTTCGTCGGCGAACTCGGCTTCGGCCCCTGGCAGTGGGGCTGGCAGCACGCCGCGCTCGCCGGCCCCTACGAGGCCGTCGTGCCGGCGACCCGCGGAACGGGCGACTCCGACGCGCCGCCGGGACCGTACTCGGTGGAGACGCTCGCGGCGGACCTCGAGGCCGTGCTCGCGGACGCCGGGGTCCGTTCGACGCACCTCGTCGGCGTCGGTCTCGGCGGGATGGTCGCGCTGACGGCCGCGCTCGGCTCCGACCGGATCCGGAAGCTGGCGCTCGTCGGCACCGCGGCGTACGGGGACGGGCTCAACCCGGAGCCGCTTCGGCCGGACCGGGACGGCCTCGCGGCGTTCGAATCCTCGCTCGACGCCGTCTTTTCACGCGAGTTCGTCGACGCCCAGCCCGACGCCATCTCCCGGATCGCGGAGTGGCGCGCGGCTGAGGACGCCGGCCCGGAGGCGTGGCAGGCGACCCGGGCCGCGCTGGACGCGTTCGACGTCGCCGACCGCACGTACGAGGTGACGAACGAGGCGCTCGTGCTCCACGGCACCGCGGACGCCGTCTGCCCCCCGGCGAAGGGCGAGGAACTGGCCGACGGGCTCCCCCGCGGCGAGTTCGTCCCCGTCGAGGGTGCCGGCCACCTGGCGAACGTCGAGCACTCGAAGCTCGTGAACGATCGGCTGCTTGCCTTTTTCGGGGACTGAGTCCCCCTCGATCCCGGCGGTCGGCGCGTCTTCGGAACGCCGGCGGCACCTGCCAGCGGCGCAAGGCACTTGCCGCGCGCCCGCACAGTTCCGGCAATGACTCGACTGCGGTTCGCGCTGCTGAACGCGGCCCACGCGGACGCGAACACGGCCCGGAACTTCCGCCGGGAGCTCGACGCCGACCTCGCGGAGTTCGACGTGAACGCGGGACGGCTCCCCGAGCACTTCGACTGGGACGGCGTCGTCATCACCGGCTCGCGCTCGTCGGTGTACTGGGACGAGGAGTGGATCCCGCCGCTGGTCGACTGGACCGCGGAGGCGGCCGAGCGCGACGTGCCCATCCTCGGCGTCTGTTACGGCCACCAGGTGCTCGCGGAGGCGCTCGGCGGCCGCGTCGCGGGGATGGACGGGTTCGAGATCGGCTACAACGAGATCGAACGCCGCGGGGGGGACGACCTGTTCGCGGGCATCGACGAGACGTTCTCGGCGTTCACGACCCACGGCGACGCCGTCGTCGACCTGCCGCCGGGCGCGACGCCCCTCGCGGAAAACGAGTTCGGCGTCCACGCGTTCCGGGAGGGGAACGCCTGGGGCGTCCAGTTCCACCCCGAGTACGACGAGGCGACCGCCCGCGAGGTGACGGAGGGGAAGCGCGAGCGCATCGGCGACGAGGCGGTCGAGGCGGTGCTCTCCGACATCACGCCGGGGAACTACGAGGCCGCCTGCGAGGCGAAGACGCTGTTCGAGAACTTCACGTCGTACGCGCGGTCGGTTCGGGACGCGGGCGAGGGGACCGACGGCGCGGAGGAAGCCGAACGCGACGCGGGCGTCGGGGCGTAGTCGGTCCGAGCGGCGCGACCGGCCGAGCCGCCGCCAGGCCGGGCGGATTCGGCGGGCTCGCCGTCGAACCGGCAGGTGTTGCGATTCGCTTTTCACCCAGCGTTCCCGACCCTCCCTCATGCTCGATTACGTGGGTCTGGAGGCGGACCTCTCGGCCGAGGAGAAGCTCATCCGCGACACCGCCCGGGAGTTCGTCGCCGACGAGGTCCAGCCGGAGATCGCACGACACTACGAGGACGGCACGTTCCCGACCGAGCTCATCCCCGAGATGGGCGAACTCGGCTTCTACGCGCCGAACCTGGAGGGGTACGGCTCGCCGAACGTCTCCGAGCGAGCCTACGGCATCCTCATGCAGGAACTGGAGGCGTGCGACTCGGGGCTGCGCTCGATGGCGTCCGTGCAGGGCGCGCTCGTCATGTACCCCATCCACGCGTTCGGCAGCGAGGCCCAGAAGGAGGAGTGGCTGCCCGCGCTCGGCCGGGGCGAGGCGGTCGGCTGCTTTGGCCTGACCGAGCCCGAACACGGCTCGAACCCCTCCGGAATGGAGACGCGCGCCGAGCGCGACGCCGACGGCTACGTGCTCAACGGCTCGAAGACGTGGATCACGAACTCCCCCATCGCCGACGTGGCGGTCGTCTGGGCGCGCGACACCTCGGCTGACGACGACCCGATCCGCGGCTTCCTCGTCGAGACGGACCGGGACGGCGTGACGACGAACGAGATCCACGAGAAGCTCTCGATGCGCGCGTCCGTGACCGGCGAGATCGGCCTCTCGGACGTGCGCGTCCCCGAGGAGAACGTCCTCCCGAACGTCGAGGGGATGAAGGGGCCGCTCTCGTGTCTCACGCAGGCCCGGTACGGCATCGCCTGGGGCGTCGTCGGCGCGGCTCGTGACTGCTTCGAGACGGCCCGCGAGTACCAGCTCGACCGCGACCAGTTCGGCGGCCCCATCGCCCGCTTCCAGATCCAGCAGAACAAGCTGGCCGAGATGGCGACCCAGATCACGCTGGCCCAGCTGCTCGCCTACCGGCTCGCGGACCTGAAGGAGGACGGCCGACTCCGTCCCCAGCAGGTGTCGATGGCCAAGCGGAACAACGTCCGGATGGCACGGAACCAGGCGCGGGTCGCCCGCGAGATGCTCGGCGGCAACGGCATCACGACCGACTACTCGCCGATGCGTCACATGAGCAACCTGGAGACGGTGTACACCTACGAGGGCACCCACGACATCCACTCGCTCATCCTCGGGCAGGATCTGACCGGGATTGCAGCCTTCGAGTAGCTCCGGCAACTCGTCCCGTTGGAATCACGGTCAGTTCGACCGGCATCGCCGCCTTCGAGTGACGCTCCGATCCGGACCACCGACTGTTCGTCCGACTCCCGGCCCGGTCCGTCCGACGGCCGGCGACCGGTCCACCGATCGCCGGCGCGCGCCCGATCACCTGCGAACCGGCGAAAACTGCCCCGATTTCGAAACTGGCCCGTGAGGTTCGGATTCGACGGATAGGCCCCGGCTACTCCCGCTACGAATTCGGTAGCCGGCTCGTATCGGAACGGTATAAAACGTGTAAAATCGGGGTAACAATGGGCTAAGACGGCCGGTTCTCACAAAACGACGCGAACGGTGTTCACCCCTCAAGTGCGTCCCGGCAGAGACGGCGAGTCGAGATGCCGGCTCCAGTCAGAGACGGAACGACGCTGCTCGAAGTCAGCCGGGAGGAAGCGTGGGTCGTCCACGCCGCGCTGATGGAACAGCTCAGGACCGCCGCCGCCGACCGGGACCCCGACGCCGTCGAGGTCGACGCCCTCGACCGGCTGGACGACGCCCGCGATCGGTTCACCCTCGAGCAGGTCAGGGCGATCCGGGACGCGCTCGTCGAGTACCT
Protein-coding regions in this window:
- a CDS encoding topoisomerase DNA-binding C4 zinc finger domain-containing protein is translated as MPETLRVFAGDCSTKFDAPRGQRLQRGRVVVLAKPDRTLLVHDASGYQPLAWLTRADSLTVESDDEGFAITARDGDQTLRVRSHGPGERATFPASAGGSPVGECPDCGNPMVRTGGDVVCLGCEERYGLPSGATVTDGTCEDCGLPTMRVARGEQFELCIDYACDSLADHVREALDGAYDCPDCGESLRVVEHRGRTFLGCDAHPDCETSFSIPAGETVGTCVCGLPLFETSTGVRCLDGTCEHHSGATSGP
- a CDS encoding HAD family hydrolase, producing the protein MSDSDSRPDSTDGEGADTTDSADTTESADTAGSSGGTDAPGPVDPPVVVCFDMDGVLVDSEDYWHPAERDHILPAVLDGKHPDRNGEEVPSRRVDLDEITGMNYREIYAYLVDQYEPTVSEAEFVEIYDDTATDIYGEQVRLLPGADEFVADLRDEGIPVALVSSSPPGWIDIVLERFDLAFDLVASADEFDGPGKPDPDLYEDAIAELGSVPERAVVIEDSRNGVLAGHRAGARVVAFRDGHNADTDLSEADAVAESAEELFAAVRQSMETVRASVSGSSGRSG
- a CDS encoding DEAD/DEAH box helicase, which gives rise to MKVADAIPEFADAFGFEEFNRMQREALPAMLDRDDNVVAAAPTASGKTALAELAICETLREGGTALFIAPLRALTNEKEAEWDRFEDLGYSVYVVTGERDLNPRRAERADILVMTPEKADSATRKHESARYGFVADVDCCVIDEVHLLDSEKRGAVLEVTISRLRRLCDPRIVALSATMRNVGDVAEWLDAPPETTFQFGEEYRPVDLETGVKTYTHGDNSFADKYRRLYRALDLAEPHIREDGQALVFVSSRQDTVMAAKKARDEVAERDVPMGARGDYEFHTEAKDLNNDTLRQSVPDGVAFHHAGLSKHDRDRVEEWFKQGKIQLLFSTSTLAWGVNLPARCVVIRDTKFHDPLEGEVDISELDVLQMLGRAGRPGYDDVGHGWVVCDRADADRYRRLLREGKDIESRLAAEVESHLNAEIALGTITGLEDVMDWLETTFYYVRASSKPDEYDFEGIRDRVRDTLDSLVTRGFVDTDESLAVAGTALGRLTSKYYLRLDTAERFRSLADREAIDESAVLRAVAGAGEFDSVSARSSETDAVDRVLSNVDTDLEGGNRKVLAILRAAVEGTTPSDLRSDAWVIRQNALRLLAALGEFLGEFAGPRAANLVARVEARVEHGVPADAVGLTAIDGVGASRAENLASGGITSPANVVDAGVSELTAAGLAEGVAERVLRQAKALPRTVVEWGEFPDSVGVGENDMREVTVRTVGGGARAGIRVTANGVEMHEKALYLSDETTVPVGVFGPPGEDEIEYRIEVVYPDLPLLPETDARTVSID
- a CDS encoding alpha/beta fold hydrolase is translated as MPHARNGDTELYYETDGDGYAEPPDDDRSGTTAVTFVGELGFGPWQWGWQHAALAGPYEAVVPATRGTGDSDAPPGPYSVETLAADLEAVLADAGVRSTHLVGVGLGGMVALTAALGSDRIRKLALVGTAAYGDGLNPEPLRPDRDGLAAFESSLDAVFSREFVDAQPDAISRIAEWRAAEDAGPEAWQATRAALDAFDVADRTYEVTNEALVLHGTADAVCPPAKGEELADGLPRGEFVPVEGAGHLANVEHSKLVNDRLLAFFGD
- a CDS encoding type 1 glutamine amidotransferase — encoded protein: MTRLRFALLNAAHADANTARNFRRELDADLAEFDVNAGRLPEHFDWDGVVITGSRSSVYWDEEWIPPLVDWTAEAAERDVPILGVCYGHQVLAEALGGRVAGMDGFEIGYNEIERRGGDDLFAGIDETFSAFTTHGDAVVDLPPGATPLAENEFGVHAFREGNAWGVQFHPEYDEATAREVTEGKRERIGDEAVEAVLSDITPGNYEAACEAKTLFENFTSYARSVRDAGEGTDGAEEAERDAGVGA
- a CDS encoding acyl-CoA dehydrogenase family protein, which gives rise to MLDYVGLEADLSAEEKLIRDTAREFVADEVQPEIARHYEDGTFPTELIPEMGELGFYAPNLEGYGSPNVSERAYGILMQELEACDSGLRSMASVQGALVMYPIHAFGSEAQKEEWLPALGRGEAVGCFGLTEPEHGSNPSGMETRAERDADGYVLNGSKTWITNSPIADVAVVWARDTSADDDPIRGFLVETDRDGVTTNEIHEKLSMRASVTGEIGLSDVRVPEENVLPNVEGMKGPLSCLTQARYGIAWGVVGAARDCFETAREYQLDRDQFGGPIARFQIQQNKLAEMATQITLAQLLAYRLADLKEDGRLRPQQVSMAKRNNVRMARNQARVAREMLGGNGITTDYSPMRHMSNLETVYTYEGTHDIHSLILGQDLTGIAAFE